Within the Arachis duranensis cultivar V14167 chromosome 10, aradu.V14167.gnm2.J7QH, whole genome shotgun sequence genome, the region AACAAGAAGGCAATGAACCAGAAAATCTGTTATGAGATAGGCTTACAAATGTGATAAATTCAAGTTCACATAATTCTCTTGGTATTGCACCTTCAAAGTTATTCCCTGACACACTCAAGAATACAAGATTCAAATTTCCAACCACCCAACCTGGAAGCTCACCTGATAAATCATTGTTAGAGAGATCAAGCAGACCCAAATGCTGCATATTCCGGAGTCCGTCTTGTAGTTTTCCATGGAAGTTGTTATTGTCCAGCATCAGCACACTTAAGAATGTCATGCTCAAAGGTGCAGCAAGTATTTGACCTTGGAACTTGTTATGTGATAAGCTCAAAATTAGCAATGAGATGCATCCCTTAAACATTTCATTTGGTAACTCCCCAGATAAATTATTGTATGCCAAATCCAAAGTTCTCAAGGTTGACATCTCTCCAACTGAAGCCGGAATATCGCCGTCGAGGACATTAAAAGAAGCATTAAGATATTCAAGGTATGGAAAAGAGAATCCCAAGGATGTTGGTAGTTTACCTTGGATCATATTGTTCGATACATCCAATGTGTAGAGATGAATATTCATTTTTTGATCTTCAAAATAACCATTGAACAAGTTATTGTTGAGGAGTAAAGCTTCCAACTTTGGATTGTTCATCAATAACCAATTGGGAAACCTACCAAGAAGATTATTGTTTGATAGATCAATGAATATCAAGCTACTTTGGTTGGAAAGGAAGGTAGGAATTGCTCCTGTGGCAGAGTTCAGTTGACAACTGGACATGTCTAGATACTGCAATTGAAATGATGGAATCCAAGGAGGATTCTCAGTTTCCACTTGAAAATTCTTGTTCTGCTGTCTTCCAAGTCTTAATACTTTGAGTTCTGAATAATTAGCCAATGTGCTTAATGGGAATGTTCCCTCAAAATTGTTGTCTGCCAGGGATAGGTACTCAAGAGGTGCATTATTTTGAGCAAGAAAGGATAATGATATGTTTCCACTTAAAAAATTCCTTGAGAGATCAAGAGCTCTAAGTGATGTCAAGTTTTTTAGGCAGGAGAATGAAGACAGAGATCCAGTAAGATGATTATCACTCACATCTAGCTCTTGAagattcttcattttgcatAAACCTAGAGCCAACCAAGTAAAGTTAACACAATCACTAATTAATCCAGCAAGAAAAATAATCATGAAAATGTGTGTTCACCTTGGATTGGTACTGTGGTTCCGGAAACAGACCTTAGGATAAGTACTTCCAAGTTGGGTAAGTCAGCAAAAACTTCACAGAAAAAGGTGAGACACTTAGAAATGGATCTATCAATTTAATAGCTTTGCTttatgttagaaacaagagactaaagTGGAGAAaggatttgtgtattattgacTGTATTCAATTTTTGTTCCAATGATATAGtatagaagggtatttataggtgctaagagAATCGTAGTAACAAAGacgtaatattttataaatattcagatatactaaataattttaatgaatgcTAATTGATCATAATATATTCTGACACTTAACATCTCCAAATTAATAGTATAAGCATTATAATATGCTAGCACTTACCTTCATCATCTTGTTCTCCAAACAGGATCTCAGTCTCATGCAGGATGAGAGATCTAAGATTTGGTAGGTGcgacaaaaatttaaatgttgtGTTGGCATTTACAACATGAGTACCACTTAAATCAAGGGTTTCTAACATTAACCTCGACAAAGTCTTGGAATACTCTGAAATTTTTAGACTCAATAGTCATTAgtcaatacatatatataaaataataaatttattaatgaaATCAATAGCTAAATTCAGTGAAACATCTGATTTCATGACACAAGTGGAGTCACGTACCTGGAGTTGTCGAGGAGCTTGATGTGATTGTAAGTGAATTTTCACTCAAATCCAGTGTTTCCAGATTTTGTAAAACTGACAACTCTgtacaaaaagaataaaatagttttatacgTACATCAAATTACGtcatattaacaaaaataactattaaCAGTGTAAATAGATatcaaaaaaatagatataattacAGTGTCAgtgatcaaaattaaactcataataAGAATAAATGATCATTTGTATtcataaaagatgaaaatattgaCAAGTTTAGTTTTGATTTAATGTAGGTGTATATGTCAGCGTTTTCATTTTTCATGGATACAAATGTTCATTTATTcctcataataataataataataataataataataataaaaataatgcatCTATAcgtatatatgtataaaatacCATCAATAGCTAGAGGTCCAAGTGTGCCCATGCTGTATTGGCTAAGAAGCAGGTTCTTGAGGAATTTGAGGGGACTCAAGCTTCTGAATATGCTAGTAACGTTTATGGTTAAGTAATTCTGACTCAGATCTAATGTTTCTAATTTCTTCAATTCTGACATCCTCTTGAAATCTTCGACAACAATAcattattgaaatgaattagtaatcaaaataattatgcTCGATTTTTACTAAACAGTAAAGCGTACAAGCACATACCGTCAATTTCTGAGGGGCTTTGAAGTCGATTACTGCTTAAATCCAAATGCTCCAAGTTTCGTAAAGCTAACAACTCTGATATACAAAATTACAAATGTTATTTCTTAACTATTCAATTCATTTTTCTCAATTGCCAATAACTACTATAGGTTTTTATTTGTTAGATAAATGTTGAGAgccacataaattaataataagctTATATCATTATTagctataataatataataactagGAAGCATTTCAAATGTTATGGCATTTTAGGTGTTTCAATAGTTTTATAATAGAAAGTTGTGGACAGTTTGTTTTTATATGAGATGAATAgttgaaattattaaataatttatcatatttgattgaattgttatttaattatttttaattaaattgttaatctaattatttttaaatatatatNATAAATTTATGGTAGAAATTAAACTCAGGTACAgtcactaaaattaataaccaaaagctgttagataatttgattgatttaactaaatttatatGATTCTCagctattaattttatatcGAGTCAACTGCATCTGaatttttacttaaatttatatattattagaataaCCACTAAAAACGTGAATGAAATATAACTCAAATGAAATATAATACAAGAGTGCGCTGAATACCTCGAACTGGAAAGGGTCCATCTAAAAAGTTATTACGAAGCAGCAAAGTCTTGAGAGAAGTGAAAGAAGTCAACGTATCTATGACACTGATGTTAAACGAACAGTAACTAAGATCTATTGCTTCTAACGTCTTCAACGTTGACATGCCTCCGTGATCTTAtcaaaacagaaaaacaaaaatcatatttgCGAAATTAACAAACTTAACGGAGAGATAGACGTTAGCGAAGTTGATTATCTAATTTACCTTGAGTGAAAATGGAGTTATTGAAACAGTTAAAGGAGAAATCAATGGCGGTTAAGTTCTTGAAGGGTACGAAGAAGGAAAAATCCAGCGTCAAGAAGTTGAGGCACTGGTGGATGTACGGATCAAAGTCATCCGGGTGAGGATAAACCCCGTTCAAGAACTGAAGGAAGAGATGGGTCACGTGACCGGAATCAGGATCGCACGTGACACGCTCCCACCCACAGCAATCACTGTTTGAGTCGTTGATCCATGAAGACAGAGAAGCCGGACTCTTCAGAAAAGCCTTGTATTTTAGCAGTGCTTTTCTCTCTACTTCCAAACATGCTTTAGCTTTGCTTCCATGGCCTATAATTACTATTATTGTTGCTGCATACAACACCACCACCCTTGAGTTCAACATAGTATCAAATTTGTTGCAAGATTTTTAGATATGATACATAGTTTTTCCATTAATTAGCAACTATATATTTAGAGTAGTCAAAGTCATGCTTGCttgcagcattcatgagaaatTCTTACTTAA harbors:
- the LOC107468749 gene encoding receptor-like protein 13; translated protein: MLNSRVVVLYAATIIVIIGHGSKAKACLEVERKALLKYKAFLKSPASLSSWINDSNSDCCGWERVTCDPDSGHVTHLFLQFLNGVYPHPDDFDPYIHQCLNFLTLDFSFFVPFKNLTAIDFSFNCFNNSIFTQDHGGMSTLKTLEAIDLSYCSFNISVIDTLTSFTSLKTLLLRNNFLDGPFPVRELLALRNLEHLDLSSNRLQSPSEIDDFKRMSELKKLETLDLSQNYLTINVTSIFRSLSPLKFLKNLLLSQYSMGTLGPLAIDELSVLQNLETLDLSENSLTITSSSSTTPEYSKTLSRLMLETLDLSGTHVVNANTTFKFLSHLPNLRSLILHETEILFGEQDDEVFADLPNLEVLILRSVSGTTVPIQGLCKMKNLQELDVSDNHLTGSLSSFSCLKNLTSLRALDLSRNFLSGNISLSFLAQNNAPLEYLSLADNNFEGTFPLSTLANYSELKVLRLGRQQNKNFQVETENPPWIPSFQLQYLDMSSCQLNSATGAIPTFLSNQSSLIFIDLSNNNLLGRFPNWLLMNNPKLEALLLNNNLFNGYFEDQKMNIHLYTLDVSNNMIQGKLPTSLGFSFPYLEYLNASFNVLDGDIPASVGEMSTLRTLDLAYNNLSGELPNEMFKGCISLLILSLSHNKFQGQILAAPLSMTFLSVLMLDNNNFHGKLQDGLRNMQHLGLLDLSNNDLSGELPGWVVGNLNLVFLSVSGNNFEGAIPRELCELEFITFVSLSHNRFSGSLPSCLGNSSSWLKFIHLRNNSLAGTIPESILNNSELYSLDLGDNNISGSVPNSVNGLTNLKYLSLAGNRLQGQLPKQICELKQLNFLDLSRNNFSGTIPTCFNNISFGNQGNYYDFLANYFRSSYFGFIYSQLFYINFQYHNFDVEMHDKVASYFAPEEMRITTKGSSLSYKGNILNNMSGLDLSCNQLEGKISQTIGDLVALHALNLSHNHLIGSIPDSFQKLKMIESLDLSFNRLSGQIPLQLQGLNSLAVFNVSYNNFSGIAPDEGQFATFGENSYIGNPYLSWSISNRGTAMAPLPALATFNNGEDNSVIDFTSFCWTFAASYVMVVLVFIAILWINPYWRRKWFYFIEDCLYKCFGGVLKDMFY